The Paenibacillus beijingensis nucleotide sequence AAAAGAAAAGAGCTGCTGGCCGTACTGCTGAAGTGCAGGATTCGCAGCACTCGCTGCCCGACTCAAGCCGGCTTCCGTATCCACAGTTGCTTCCCGACCAACGCCGGGGTCCGTACCCGTTGTTATAGCGGCTGCTCCGCGCGTATAACCGGATGGATCGACAGTTGACGGTTGGACGGTATGCGGACTTGAAACTGCTGTCGAAACCCCGGAAACATGGACAACCGGAGCCGTAAGAGGGACTCCGGGTTGAACCGCAACCGAATTAATGGCTACCTTTTTCCTCTCTTCAGCAGATGCAATCTTCATACTGCCTTGTTCTTTGACGGATTCTGTGGAAGCTTTTATAGGAAATTCTGAAGAAACTTTTATAGGAACTTCTGAGGAAGCCTCCAAGAGAATGTCTGTGGACAAGTTCGTCTTACGATGATTGTCCAGCCATTTCAACTCCGATATATTGGGATTATCGACATAAAACAACGGCTTTGCAGGTTTGCGTCTCTTCGGACGGCTCGGTTTTCTTTTCATACACATCTCCTTCTCCCGACTCTTAGTTCTTATCACTATATGCTGTCTTCTCGGGAGGGATACTAAAGAGTGCGATGCGCTGCATGCCACAACGAACCGATACCTGCGCCAAGCGGCACTGCAGACGAAATAGCTTGGTGTGTAAATCGTTTCGCTGAACCGACCGCTTCCTCCATCTGCATGCCGAGCGCCAAAAAAGCGGTAATCGCCGAAGCCGTCGTACACCCCGTGCCATGGGTATGCACAGTTGCAATCCGGGGAGCGCTGAACAGCAGGTGACGGCTCGGGTCTTCTTGGCTGACAAGAACATCGATCGCCGTTTCATTCGCAGCCTGATCGTCTAAATGTCCGCCCTTCAGCAGTACATGCCGCGGACCGTATTGCAGCAGGCTACGAGCCGCTTCCGTCATCGCGCTTACGGAACGAATATCGGATTCCTGCCAGCCGAGCAGCAGGCACGCTTCCGGTATATTAGGCGTTACAAGCTCCGCCAGCGGCAGCAGTTCCGTACACATTGCAGAAACCGCGTCGCCCTCAAGAAGCGCAGAACCATGCTTCGATAGCGTCACCGGGTCGACAACGATGTGAGAGGACCGGTATTTGCGGAGAAGCCGTGCCGTCAACTTCACAATTTCAACCGAACAAAGCATTCCTGTTTTGACCGCATCGGTGCCGATATCGCTCAGCACAGCTTCGATCTGCGCTTCAACGCTCGATACGGGAGCCGGCCAGATGCCATGAACGCCAACGCTGTTCTGCGCGGTCAACCCCGTAATCGCGCTTGTGCCGAATACACCCAGCTCTTGAAACGTTTTGAGGTCGGCTTGAATGCCGGCTCCGCCTCCGGAATCGGAGCCCGCTATCGTAAGCGCTATAGGAACGCGTCCGGCGCGGGGGATCACAGCTGCTGCGCTCATGCTTGCCGCCTAAATGCGGAGGCGAACCGTTCCGGCGCAAAAGCAACCAATTGCTCATTCACTGCACCGTCCAATAATCTGCCGACATGGTAAGCTGTTATCGGACTAAGCAATATACCGTTGCGGTAATGACCCGCCGCCATAATGATATTCGGATGTCCGTTCACACGACCGAGCAGCGGCCAGCCGTCCCGGGTTGCGGGCCGTAAGCCTGCCCAGCTGTGAACAGGATTCTCCCCAGCCAAAAACGGCATCATTCTCGATGTCCATCGGCATAACCGCTGAATACCGTGTTCGGTTACCGTTGAATCGAAGCCGGCTACATCCTCCGATGCTCCGCATACTAGAGTACCGTTATTTTTTCCGACCCAATAGGCTTGACTTGTGAACACCATATGGCGAACAAATCCGGCCGGTACTTCGTAAGCGCAAATTTGGCCCCGGATCGGATGGACCGTAACAGGGATATTAAACCAGTTCTCGAATATACCCGACCACGCGCCTGTACACAGCACAATCCGGTCCGCTTGAAACGAACCGGCGCGTGAAGTGCCGACCGTAATTTCAGATGACACCGAATGAAAATCTTTGACGATGAACTCGGTCAACTCTCCGGCATGTTCAATCAGCGTGACGCCGGCATTACGGCAAGCCTTTTCCAATGCAGCAACAAGCAGCGGAGCATTAATATGACTTTCCTCGGGGATGTAAACGCCCGCAATGGCTTCTCTTGATAACAACGGCTCGAGTTCCCGGAGCTGGCGGCCTTCAACCAATTCCGCCCGTTCCGTGAACGGCGATTGCCACGTCAATCTTGTTTGCAGCGGCAGCAAATCGGCTTCATGGAAGACGGCGTTGATGCTTCCCGTGCGAAGCCACTCCGCTTTCATTCCGGACAAGCCTTCAACTTTTTCCAGCCATTTCGGATATAATCTTAAACTGTCAAGGCACAATCGGAAGAAAGGATCGGGCTGCTCAGTATTTTCAGAGAAGGGAGCGAGCATTCCCGCTGCCGCTCCGGATGCCTGCCCCCCAAATGCTTGAGACTCGATGACCGTTACCGCACGTCCGTCCCGAACCGCCTCCAGCGCACAGGAAAGGCCGATGATGCCTCCGCCGAGTACGATTACATGCTCCTTCACGATAAAACGGCTCCCTTCAAATGGTAGTTGACGCACATTTATTGTTGATCAAGCTAAGTCGCGCTCGGAGACGCCGCTGCAAAAAGAGAGCCTTCCGGCGTGCTGCTTGCCGAAGCATACTGCTTCTTCGGAATGCGTCCCGCCTGACGGGAAAGTCTGCCCGCCTCGATTGCAAGCTTCATGGCATGAGCCATCATAACGGGGTCAAGCGCTTTGGCGACCGGCGTATTGACCAATATTCCGGCTGCGCCCAGCTCCATTGCCTGAGCCACATCCTGTGCGCTGCCAAGGCCGGCATCTACAATAATAGGCACATTGGATTGTTCCGTAATCAATCCCAGATTGTATGGATTCAATATGCCGAGGCCTGTTCCAATCGGCGCTCCGCCGGGCATAACAGCAGCTGCTCCCGCTTCTTCCAGACGTCTGCATAGAATAGGGTCGTCGGACGTGTACGGAAGAACGGTAAACCCGTCCTGCACCAGCCTTTCGGTCGCTCTTAAAGTCTCAATCGGATCCGGAAGCAGTGTCTTACTGTCGGCGCTAATTTCCACTTTAATCCATTTCCCCAAACCTGCCGCACGCGACAGCTTCGCAATTCGTACCGCTTCGTCCGCATTACCCGCACCGGAAGTGTTGGGGAGATAAATGAGCTTTTTCCCTGATAAATGCTGTAATACGGAATCGTCTCCGATTTCGTCCAGGTTAATTCGCCGAACGGCAAAGGTAACGACGTCGGCGCCAGAAACGTCCAGCGCTTCTTTAAGTACGGCCGGGCTTGGAAATCTGCCCGTTCCTAGAAACATTCGGGAAGAAAGCCGTTCCCCGCCAATAACTAACAGATCTTGATCTTCGACTCCCATATCGTTAACCCCCTGCCACAAAATGTACCAGTTCGACAACTGCTTCATGACGGAGCTGGGTTTGATCCCATTCATCGCGGTTTACAACGGCGCCGTCAAGCTCGACAACGATTCGTTTATTGTGGAGCTCATAGGACTGAACCAGCTGACCCACATTCTGTGAGCGAGTAAAAACTTGCTTGCCGTTAACGGTTACGCGAAGCAGCGAACTGTCAATCGCTCCGTTTGAACGGGAAACAATCCGGCTTAGGAAATCACGCGTTGTCGCTTCAACGTTACGGCTGCCGACAATGGCGGAAACGGCGCATATCCGTGAGGCTCCAGCCTGAAGCACATGGTCAACGTTATCGAGTGTAATACCGCCGATCGCAACGAAAGGAATCGTAATTTCCGCCGCCGCTTCGCTGACATAGCTAGTCGTCACCGCCGCCCGTCCCGGCTTCGTACCGGTTGGGAATACCGGACCGACTCCAATGTAATCGGCCCCGTCCTTTTGGGCCGTTCTGGCCTGATCGATATTATGCGTGGAAATCCCGATAATCCGGTCAGGACCTAGTATCCGGCGGGCTTCCGCAAGCGGCAGATCCTCCTGTCCGAGATGTACGCCGTCGGCGTCACAAGCAAGAGCAACATCCAAATAATCGTTCACGATAAAAGGAACGTTGTAACGCCTTGTGAGTTCGCGCAGCGTCTGCGCTTTTTCCATCAGCTCGGCTTTGGAGGCTTCCTTGTCGCGAAGCTGAATGCAGTCCGCACCGCCTCTCAGCGCCTCCTCGATCACTTCCGCCACGCTTCTGCCGGGGTGATAGTTTTCGCCTGTAATGACGTACAGGCGGACATCGTTCATACGGGTCACGTTCAACCCTCCTGATCATAAAGATAATAAATTGCATAATTGCCGGGCACGCTCGGCATCGGAAGTTCCGTGTACGAGAATTCTTCCATCGGGAAAAATGACCATTTTTTCGGCATTCCCGTTCTCATCCGGATCGGGAAATTCAGCCCGCAACAGATAGGGGTTTTTCGTTACCGCAAATCCGCGCCGTTCCAGAACATTGTGCAGCTCCGGCAAATGGAAACTTGTACCGAGCTTAACCTGTACCGTATCTCTGCCGCATAGGGTTACGGCTTCAAGCAATGTGGAAGGTTCAAACTCACTGTCAGCCTCCCCCCCGATGGATGGATTCTCGGCAGCTCCGCTCGCGCCATCGAACTCGTTTTTCGGCTGATTAACGTCCGATCTGTCCGACTTTATCTGCCGAGGCCCATCGATGCGGGCTGCAGATGACTCGCCGCAGAACGGACAGCTGTGCCGCCCGGGCGGGAGCTGCGATTCGCGGATGCGAAAATTCCACAAATCTGCGCTAAGCCACGTCCGCCGCAGACCGGCGTCGCTGCCGAGCCACTTTAACGCTTCGGCAGCCTGCTGGGAAGCGACGAACTCCACCGCTGGAGAAATGACGCCGGCCGTATCGCAAGTTTCCGCGTCGGCGCCTCCTTCTTCGTCTCCGATCAGGCATCGCAAGCAAGCCGTACTTCCCGGCAGCAGCGACGCCGTCATGCCGCTTGCACCCGTGACGCCGCCATACAGAAACGGTATTCCATTCCGAAAGCAGTAATCGCTGAGCAGCAGACGTGTCGGAGCATTGTCCGTACCGTCCAGCACCAGGTCCACACCTTCGGCGATCGCCGGCAGTGTGTGCCGGTTCAAGTCGGCCACATGGGGGACGATCTTTACGCCGGAATTGATGCGCGCCAATCTTTGGGCAGCGGCAACGGCTTTGGGCAGCATCAGACGTGCGTCCTCTTCATCGAACAACGTCTGCCGCTGCAAATTGCTCGGTTCCACATAATCCCTGTCTGCCAGCCGAACCTCGCCGACTCCCGAACGGACCATATGCTGCGCCAGCGAGGCGCCAAGGGCGCCGCAGCCTGCAATGAGGACGCGCGCCTCGCCCAGCTGCCGTTGTCCCCTCTCGCCTAGAGGGGCAAAGCGAATCTGCCTCGAATATCTCTCCCGCCAACTCCCGCTGCCGGCTGCATGAGGCCCGGTTTCGTTACTGCCTCGCATAGATGCTTCCGCCTGCCGCTTTGAACGCTTCGGCCTGCTCTTTCATGCCGGCTTCGATTGCTTCTTCGGAATCGAGGCCTTTGCTTTCGGCATAATCGCGGATATCCTGTGTAATCCGCATGCTGCAGAACTTCGGTCCGCACATGGAGCAGAAGTGCGCTGACTTCGCCGCTTCCGCCGGCAGCGTCTCGTCATGGTACGACATCGCACGCTCAGGGTCGAGCGACAGGTGGAACTGGTCGCGCCAGCGGAATTCAAAGCGCGCCTTGGACAACGCGTCGTCGCGCTGCTGTGCGCGCGGATGTCCTTTGGCGAGGTCTGCTGCATGCGCTGCGATTTTATAGGTGATGACGCCTTCTTTCACATCTTCTTTGTTCGGCAGCCCCAAATGCTCTTTCGGCGTCACGTAGCACAGCATCGCCGTTCCGAACCATCCGATCATTGCCGCCCCGATCGCGGACGTAATATGGTCGTAGCCCGGCGCGATATCGGTCGTCAGCGGCCCAAGCGTATAGAAAGGCGCCTCGTCGCATACGGCAAGCTGCCGGTCCATGTTTTCCTTGATCAAATGCATCGGTACGTGCCCCGGACCTTCGATCATGACCTGAACATCATGCTTCCAGGCGATTTTCGTCAGCTCGCCGAGCGTGTCGAGCTCCGCAAATTGAGCGTCGTCGTTAGCGTCGGCGATGGAACCCGGACGAAGTCCGTCGCCGAGAGAGAAGGCGACATCGTACTTTTTCATAATTTCGCAAATGTCTTCAAAATGGGTGTACAGGAAGTTTTCTTTGTGATGTGCCAAACACCAGGCCGCCATAATGGAGCCGCCGCGCGAAACGATGCCCGTCACCCGTTTGGCCGTCAGCGGGATGTAGCGCAGCAACACCCCGGCGTGAATCGTGAAATAATCCACCCCTTGCTCCGCCTGCTCGATCAGCGTATCCCGGAATACTTCCCAGCTAAGGTCTTCCGCTTTGCCGTCCACTTTCTCCAGCGCCTGATAAATCGGAACGGTACCGACAGGTACAGGGGAATTGCGGATAATCCACTCGCGCGTCGTATGAATGTTTTTGCCCGTCGACAAATCCATAATCGTATCCGCGCCCCAACGGGTCGCCCACGTCATCTTCTCGACTTCCTCATCAATGGAGGAAGCAACGGCCGAATTGCCGATGTTGGCATTGATTTTGACATGAAAATGCCGCCCGATAATCATCGGCTCGCTCTCGGGGTGGTTAATGTTCGACGGAATGATCGCGCGTCCGGCCGCCACCTCGCTGCGCACAAACTCCGGCGACATGCCTTCGCGAATCGCGATAAACTCCATCTCCGGCGTCACAATGCCTTGACGGGCATAATGGAGCTGCGTCACGTTGCGCCCTTGTGCCGCCCGCAACGGCAAGCGGTTCAAGCCGGGAAAGACCTCCGCACCTTTCTCTGCGGCGCGCTCCTGGCTTGCAAAGCCATTATCCTCCGGCTTGATCGTGCGTCCTTCATATGCCTCCACATCCCCCCGCTCTTCGATCCATCCGCGGCGAAGCGGATGAAGTCCGCGGCGGATGTCGGCCTCAAAGC carries:
- a CDS encoding WIAG-tail domain is translated as MKIASAEERKKVAINSVAVQPGVPLTAPVVHVSGVSTAVSSPHTVQPSTVDPSGYTRGAAAITTGTDPGVGREATVDTEAGLSRAASAANPALQQYGQQLFSFKNTNHIHVTVSFKEPFSNTDYSFVASVNLPFCFTVLQTKTAEAATLSIIRTQPSAGSAGCLNWIAFGS
- the thiD gene encoding bifunctional hydroxymethylpyrimidine kinase/phosphomethylpyrimidine kinase yields the protein MSAAAVIPRAGRVPIALTIAGSDSGGGAGIQADLKTFQELGVFGTSAITGLTAQNSVGVHGIWPAPVSSVEAQIEAVLSDIGTDAVKTGMLCSVEIVKLTARLLRKYRSSHIVVDPVTLSKHGSALLEGDAVSAMCTELLPLAELVTPNIPEACLLLGWQESDIRSVSAMTEAARSLLQYGPRHVLLKGGHLDDQAANETAIDVLVSQEDPSRHLLFSAPRIATVHTHGTGCTTASAITAFLALGMQMEEAVGSAKRFTHQAISSAVPLGAGIGSLWHAAHRTL
- the thiO gene encoding glycine oxidase ThiO, encoding MKEHVIVLGGGIIGLSCALEAVRDGRAVTVIESQAFGGQASGAAAGMLAPFSENTEQPDPFFRLCLDSLRLYPKWLEKVEGLSGMKAEWLRTGSINAVFHEADLLPLQTRLTWQSPFTERAELVEGRQLRELEPLLSREAIAGVYIPEESHINAPLLVAALEKACRNAGVTLIEHAGELTEFIVKDFHSVSSEITVGTSRAGSFQADRIVLCTGAWSGIFENWFNIPVTVHPIRGQICAYEVPAGFVRHMVFTSQAYWVGKNNGTLVCGASEDVAGFDSTVTEHGIQRLCRWTSRMMPFLAGENPVHSWAGLRPATRDGWPLLGRVNGHPNIIMAAGHYRNGILLSPITAYHVGRLLDGAVNEQLVAFAPERFASAFRRQA
- a CDS encoding thiazole synthase, whose protein sequence is MGVEDQDLLVIGGERLSSRMFLGTGRFPSPAVLKEALDVSGADVVTFAVRRINLDEIGDDSVLQHLSGKKLIYLPNTSGAGNADEAVRIAKLSRAAGLGKWIKVEISADSKTLLPDPIETLRATERLVQDGFTVLPYTSDDPILCRRLEEAGAAAVMPGGAPIGTGLGILNPYNLGLITEQSNVPIIVDAGLGSAQDVAQAMELGAAGILVNTPVAKALDPVMMAHAMKLAIEAGRLSRQAGRIPKKQYASASSTPEGSLFAAASPSAT
- the thiE gene encoding thiamine phosphate synthase produces the protein MNDVRLYVITGENYHPGRSVAEVIEEALRGGADCIQLRDKEASKAELMEKAQTLRELTRRYNVPFIVNDYLDVALACDADGVHLGQEDLPLAEARRILGPDRIIGISTHNIDQARTAQKDGADYIGVGPVFPTGTKPGRAAVTTSYVSEAAAEITIPFVAIGGITLDNVDHVLQAGASRICAVSAIVGSRNVEATTRDFLSRIVSRSNGAIDSSLLRVTVNGKQVFTRSQNVGQLVQSYELHNKRIVVELDGAVVNRDEWDQTQLRHEAVVELVHFVAGG
- a CDS encoding ThiF family adenylyltransferase codes for the protein MRGSNETGPHAAGSGSWRERYSRQIRFAPLGERGQRQLGEARVLIAGCGALGASLAQHMVRSGVGEVRLADRDYVEPSNLQRQTLFDEEDARLMLPKAVAAAQRLARINSGVKIVPHVADLNRHTLPAIAEGVDLVLDGTDNAPTRLLLSDYCFRNGIPFLYGGVTGASGMTASLLPGSTACLRCLIGDEEGGADAETCDTAGVISPAVEFVASQQAAEALKWLGSDAGLRRTWLSADLWNFRIRESQLPPGRHSCPFCGESSAARIDGPRQIKSDRSDVNQPKNEFDGASGAAENPSIGGEADSEFEPSTLLEAVTLCGRDTVQVKLGTSFHLPELHNVLERRGFAVTKNPYLLRAEFPDPDENGNAEKMVIFPDGRILVHGTSDAERARQLCNLLSL
- the thiC gene encoding phosphomethylpyrimidine synthase ThiC, encoding MAILTTPLPGSRKVYETGSREDIRVPMREIELSPSELRGEKTANKPLRVYDASGPYTDTSFEADIRRGLHPLRRGWIEERGDVEAYEGRTIKPEDNGFASQERAAEKGAEVFPGLNRLPLRAAQGRNVTQLHYARQGIVTPEMEFIAIREGMSPEFVRSEVAAGRAIIPSNINHPESEPMIIGRHFHVKINANIGNSAVASSIDEEVEKMTWATRWGADTIMDLSTGKNIHTTREWIIRNSPVPVGTVPIYQALEKVDGKAEDLSWEVFRDTLIEQAEQGVDYFTIHAGVLLRYIPLTAKRVTGIVSRGGSIMAAWCLAHHKENFLYTHFEDICEIMKKYDVAFSLGDGLRPGSIADANDDAQFAELDTLGELTKIAWKHDVQVMIEGPGHVPMHLIKENMDRQLAVCDEAPFYTLGPLTTDIAPGYDHITSAIGAAMIGWFGTAMLCYVTPKEHLGLPNKEDVKEGVITYKIAAHAADLAKGHPRAQQRDDALSKARFEFRWRDQFHLSLDPERAMSYHDETLPAEAAKSAHFCSMCGPKFCSMRITQDIRDYAESKGLDSEEAIEAGMKEQAEAFKAAGGSIYARQ